A genomic segment from Leptolyngbya boryana PCC 6306 encodes:
- a CDS encoding M4 family metallopeptidase, translated as MRNRRQSRCRRRDQHICPICCIVPPHITDRIIINGTETQRDWALQNLRVSEQFRGRREVIGAAIQPFLVAANEKRRTIYNAANRTRLPGRIVRGETSPAVSDVAVNEAFDGSGAVYDFFKEVYERDSIDDYGMRLNSTVHYGQRYNNAFWNGSQMVYGDGDGELFNRFTISLDVIAHELTHGITQTEAGLVYQGQSGALNESFSDVFGVLVKQKVLNQTADQADWLIGAGLLTAKVNGEALRSMKAPGTAYDDRVLGKDPQPAEMKNLYKGTADNGGVHINSGIPNRAFYLVASALGGYAWEKAGKIWYIALTERLRTSSNFQDAARATATIASELYGIDSPEQQAVQNAWRTVGVI; from the coding sequence ATGAGAAACCGTCGTCAATCTCGCTGCCGCCGTAGAGATCAGCATATTTGTCCAATCTGTTGCATCGTGCCGCCTCATATCACCGATCGCATCATTATCAATGGAACTGAGACTCAGCGCGATTGGGCATTACAAAATCTTCGGGTTTCAGAACAGTTTCGAGGACGGCGGGAAGTCATAGGTGCAGCCATCCAGCCTTTCCTTGTCGCTGCAAATGAAAAACGTCGAACAATTTATAACGCAGCAAATAGAACAAGGTTGCCTGGGAGAATCGTACGGGGAGAAACATCTCCAGCCGTATCCGATGTTGCAGTTAACGAGGCATTTGATGGGTCAGGAGCCGTCTATGACTTTTTCAAAGAGGTCTATGAGCGTGACTCGATCGATGACTATGGAATGCGCCTCAATTCGACAGTTCATTACGGGCAGCGCTACAATAACGCCTTCTGGAACGGTAGCCAGATGGTCTATGGCGATGGCGATGGGGAATTGTTTAATCGCTTTACGATTTCGCTGGATGTGATTGCTCATGAATTGACACACGGCATTACCCAAACTGAAGCAGGACTGGTTTATCAAGGACAGTCAGGGGCCTTGAATGAGTCTTTTTCGGATGTATTTGGCGTTTTAGTCAAGCAGAAAGTTTTGAATCAGACGGCAGATCAGGCTGATTGGCTGATTGGAGCCGGATTGCTGACTGCTAAAGTCAATGGCGAGGCATTGCGATCGATGAAAGCTCCCGGAACAGCTTATGACGATCGAGTGCTCGGCAAAGATCCCCAGCCTGCAGAGATGAAAAATCTCTACAAAGGAACAGCAGACAATGGCGGAGTGCATATCAATTCTGGAATTCCCAATCGCGCCTTCTACCTAGTAGCATCTGCCTTAGGCGGATATGCCTGGGAAAAAGCGGGCAAGATTTGGTACATTGCCTTGACCGAGCGGTTACGGACTTCATCGAATTTCCAAGACGCAGCGCGGGCAACCGCAACGATCGCATCTGAGTTATACGGCATAGATAGCCCAGAGCAACAAGCCGTTCAAAATGCTTGGAGAACCGTTGGAGTGATTTAA
- a CDS encoding metallophosphoesterase family protein, with protein sequence MSQQPTRRIVIGDVHGHYDGLMNLLDTIAPEASDQVYFLGDLIDRGPQSYQVIEFVKNSPYQSLLGNHEHLLLEAFPNGQVYAPALQAWLQSGGRATVASYTDMDVLVEHVQWIRTLPTYLDLGDVWLVHAGVHPEMPLEQQGYAEFCWIRDEFHRSTQPYFSDKVIITGHTITFTFQGVVPGAIARGQGWLGIDTGAYHPKSGWLTALDIDNAIVHQANMYTNQVRTLGLDEVTTAIEPKPRGRQVLKR encoded by the coding sequence ATGAGTCAGCAACCCACCCGTCGAATCGTGATCGGTGATGTTCATGGTCACTACGATGGCTTGATGAATTTGCTGGATACCATCGCGCCGGAAGCGTCGGATCAGGTCTATTTTCTAGGGGATTTAATCGATCGAGGTCCGCAAAGTTATCAAGTCATTGAGTTTGTTAAAAACAGTCCTTACCAATCTTTACTTGGAAATCACGAGCATTTACTCCTCGAAGCGTTTCCCAATGGGCAAGTGTATGCACCTGCTTTGCAGGCTTGGCTTCAAAGTGGCGGACGAGCAACAGTTGCAAGTTATACCGATATGGACGTGCTTGTCGAGCATGTGCAGTGGATTCGCACATTACCGACTTATTTAGATTTGGGGGATGTCTGGCTAGTTCATGCTGGAGTCCATCCTGAAATGCCGCTCGAACAGCAAGGATATGCTGAATTCTGTTGGATTCGCGATGAGTTTCATCGCTCGACTCAACCTTATTTCTCAGACAAGGTGATTATTACTGGACATACGATCACTTTTACTTTTCAAGGCGTTGTACCGGGAGCGATCGCTCGGGGGCAAGGATGGCTTGGCATTGACACAGGCGCATATCATCCTAAAAGCGGCTGGCTGACTGCCTTAGATATCGATAATGCGATCGTGCATCAGGCAAATATGTATACCAATCAGGTGCGGACACTGGGGCTTGATGAGGTCACAACCGCGATCGAACCTAAGCCTAGAGGGCGGCAGGTCTTAAAACGGTAA
- a CDS encoding protealysin inhibitor emfourin: MKVTLEQSGGFAGLMIMKTIDTQDLSPSEAQELEQLVKDADFFQLNSMTDRAPQPDRFGYQLSIETDERSHTIQVSETNMPAQLRPLMAWVQEKAH, translated from the coding sequence ATGAAAGTCACGCTAGAGCAGAGTGGCGGGTTCGCGGGGTTAATGATCATGAAAACCATCGATACTCAGGATCTTTCCCCGTCTGAAGCGCAAGAACTAGAACAACTAGTCAAGGACGCAGATTTTTTTCAATTGAATTCCATGACGGATCGCGCTCCTCAGCCCGATCGGTTTGGATATCAGTTATCGATCGAAACTGATGAACGATCGCACACGATCCAAGTTAGTGAGACGAATATGCCTGCCCAATTGCGTCCATTAATGGCATGGGTACAAGAAAAAGCGCACTGA
- a CDS encoding M48 family metallopeptidase, with the protein MITKILRRRWLYPVLSIAIAAGICFGQPMLAQAISWTDLLRGGIQIIQANQLSRLSDSQEVDYGRQINNQLTTQEVRLVNDPKLTAYVNEIGQRLAANSDRPNIPYTFQVVDQKSINAFATMGGFVYVHRGLLDAADNEAQVASVIGHEIGHIAGKHALNQMRQTAVQRGLLAAGGLDRSTIANLGVQVALRLPNSRRDEYDADARGVRMMGRAGYAQSEAVTFMRKLLNSASPPTFLANHPATSDRITRMQQLIRQNPGSGTAGLDPASYRARLR; encoded by the coding sequence ATGATTACAAAAATACTGCGTCGCCGTTGGCTATATCCCGTTTTATCGATCGCGATCGCGGCTGGCATCTGTTTCGGTCAGCCCATGCTCGCACAAGCTATTTCTTGGACTGATCTGCTTCGAGGTGGGATTCAAATCATCCAAGCGAATCAACTGTCTCGATTGTCGGATAGTCAAGAAGTCGATTATGGTCGGCAAATTAATAATCAGTTAACGACTCAAGAAGTCCGACTGGTTAATGATCCGAAACTCACCGCTTATGTCAATGAAATTGGTCAAAGACTCGCAGCCAATAGCGATCGACCGAATATTCCCTATACGTTCCAAGTCGTCGATCAAAAGAGTATTAACGCATTTGCAACGATGGGCGGTTTTGTCTATGTGCATCGCGGTTTGTTGGATGCAGCGGATAATGAAGCTCAAGTCGCCAGCGTCATTGGACACGAAATCGGACATATTGCTGGAAAACATGCGCTCAACCAAATGCGCCAAACAGCAGTGCAGCGAGGGTTATTGGCAGCAGGGGGACTCGATCGTAGTACGATCGCAAATCTAGGGGTACAAGTCGCGCTGCGCTTGCCGAATAGTCGCCGCGATGAGTACGATGCGGATGCGCGAGGAGTTCGCATGATGGGACGGGCAGGATATGCTCAATCTGAAGCAGTCACCTTTATGCGCAAGCTGTTGAATTCTGCTTCGCCTCCAACGTTCTTGGCAAATCATCCAGCCACGTCTGATCGCATCACTCGAATGCAACAACTGATTCGCCAAAATCCCGGTTCGGGAACGGCAGGACTTGATCCCGCAAGTTATCGGGCGCGGCTTCGATAG
- a CDS encoding B12-binding domain-containing radical SAM protein: protein MTSPFSSERLLFTPATPQADAIPLIFAFPNEYSVDITSLGYQVVWATLAARSDLDVARLFTDIHEPLPANPELLGFSMSWELDYVNILGVLESLEIPIWSRERSHSHPIVFGGGPVLTANPEPYAEFFDVFLLGDGEILLDAFVHAYQEVRHADRDTQLKHLARVPGIYVPSMYQVTYQSPDGAIASITPIDATIPAQVQKQTYRGNTLSASSVVTEKAAWENIFMVEVVRSCPEMCRFCLASYLTLPFRVADVEDSLIPAIEQGLTVTNRLGLLGASVTQHPEFESLLDHLNQHRFDDVRISLSSVRTNTVTEKLTRTLVKHDAKSITIAVESGSDRVRKIVNKKLETDEIVQAAVNAKAGGLNSLKLYGMVGIPGEESADVEQTVAMMRSLKKAAPGLRLTLGCSTFVPKSHTPFQWFGVNPQAEKRLQSLQKQLRSNGIDFRPESYNWSVIQALLSRGDRRLSKLLELTRHYGDSLGSYRRAFKELKGQLPDLNDYVFDRWTVDRVLPWSHLQGALPQSTLEKHMASSFPEPLAVGH from the coding sequence GTGACTTCTCCTTTCTCATCCGAACGCCTTTTATTCACGCCTGCAACTCCTCAAGCAGACGCAATTCCGCTTATTTTTGCTTTTCCTAACGAATACAGTGTTGACATTACCTCACTCGGATATCAAGTTGTTTGGGCAACCCTTGCAGCGCGATCGGATCTCGATGTTGCGCGTCTGTTTACGGATATTCATGAGCCTTTGCCTGCAAATCCGGAATTGCTTGGATTCTCAATGTCCTGGGAATTAGATTATGTAAATATTCTGGGCGTTTTGGAATCATTGGAGATTCCGATCTGGAGCCGAGAGCGGAGTCATTCTCATCCGATCGTATTCGGAGGCGGCCCCGTGCTGACGGCGAACCCCGAACCTTATGCAGAATTTTTTGATGTCTTTTTGCTAGGCGATGGAGAAATTCTTCTCGATGCATTTGTCCATGCTTATCAAGAAGTCAGACATGCCGATCGAGACACGCAGTTAAAGCACTTGGCAAGGGTTCCAGGCATCTATGTGCCGAGTATGTACCAAGTGACCTATCAGAGTCCTGATGGTGCGATCGCATCAATTACCCCGATCGATGCCACAATTCCGGCGCAAGTTCAGAAGCAGACTTATCGAGGCAATACTCTTTCTGCGTCGAGTGTTGTGACTGAGAAAGCCGCTTGGGAAAATATTTTCATGGTGGAAGTAGTGCGCAGTTGTCCAGAAATGTGCCGCTTCTGTTTAGCCAGTTATTTAACCTTGCCGTTTCGAGTTGCAGATGTTGAGGATTCATTGATTCCCGCGATCGAGCAAGGGCTAACAGTTACAAATCGCCTAGGGTTACTCGGCGCATCTGTGACTCAGCATCCCGAATTTGAAAGCTTATTAGATCATCTGAATCAACATCGATTTGATGATGTGAGAATCAGTCTGTCTTCTGTTCGCACCAATACGGTGACAGAAAAGCTAACACGAACGTTAGTAAAACATGATGCGAAATCGATCACGATCGCAGTCGAAAGTGGGAGCGATCGCGTTCGGAAAATTGTCAATAAAAAACTCGAAACCGATGAGATTGTCCAAGCGGCTGTGAATGCGAAAGCAGGCGGGCTAAATTCGCTGAAACTCTACGGAATGGTAGGAATTCCAGGAGAAGAATCTGCGGATGTGGAACAGACAGTCGCAATGATGCGATCGCTGAAAAAAGCTGCGCCTGGATTGCGATTAACCTTGGGATGCAGTACGTTCGTGCCCAAGTCTCATACTCCATTTCAGTGGTTTGGCGTGAATCCGCAAGCTGAGAAACGCTTGCAAAGTTTGCAGAAACAATTGCGATCGAATGGCATTGATTTTCGACCTGAAAGCTATAACTGGTCTGTGATTCAGGCGCTATTGTCGCGCGGCGATCGTCGATTGTCGAAGCTTTTAGAATTGACGCGCCATTACGGGGATAGCTTGGGCAGCTATCGGCGAGCGTTTAAGGAATTGAAAGGGCAATTGCCGGATTTGAATGATTATGTCTTCGATCGTTGGACAGTCGATCGGGTTCTGCCTTGGAGCCATTTACAAGGAGCATTACCGCAAAGCACCTTAGAAAAGCATATGGCATCAAGCTTTCCTGAGCCTTTAGCGGTTGGGCATTGA
- the carB gene encoding carbamoyl-phosphate synthase large subunit, with protein sequence MPRRQDLHKILLIGSGPIVIGQASEFDYSGTQACKALRDEGFEVVLVNSNPATIMTDPETADRTYIEPLTPELVEQIIIKERPDALLPTMGGQTALNLAVSLAKSGVLEKYNVELIGAKLPAIEMAEDRKLFKEAMERIGVGVCPSGLAETLEEAKVIGHQIGSYPLIIRPAFTLGGSGGGIAYNQQEFEEIAQSGLDASPVSQILIEKSLLGWKEYELEVMRDLADNVVIICSIENLDPMGIHTGDSITVAPAQTLTDKEYQRLRDASIKIIREIGVETGGSNIQFAVNPVTGEVVVIEMNPRVSRSSALASKATGFPIAKMAAKLAVGYSLDEIPNDITKKTPASFEPTIDYVVTKIPRFAFEKFPGSQPYLTTQMKSVGEAMAMGRTFQESFQKALRSLETGRAGWGCDKPEKLPSLEQIRAGLRTPNPDRIFTVRHAMLMGMQNDEIYELTNIDPWFLDKLSDLLETEKTLKRLTLKELTQEKMLAIKQQGFSDRQIAYATKSTEDEVRAYRKSLNVTPVYKTVDTCAAEFEAFTPYYYSTYDAENEVAPSTRRKVMILGGGPNRIGQGIEFDYCCCHASFALREDGFETIMVNSNPETVSTDYDTSDRLYFEPLTKEDVLNIIEMEQPEGVIIQFGGQTPLKLAVPLAAFLKQGTVSTKIWGTSPDSIDTAEDRERFEQILRELNIQQPANGLARDYSGAKKVAREIGYPVVVRPSYVLGGRAMEIVYSDTELERYMTYAVQVEPDHPILVDRFLENAIEVDVDAITDQTGHVVIGGIMEHIEQAGIHSGDSACSIPPVTLKPAVLDQIRTWTVQLAKALKVVGLMNIQFAVQGDQVYIIEANPRASRTVPFVSKAIGVPLAKMAARIMSGKTLADLNFTQEIIPQHISVKEAVLPFEKFPGTDTILGPEMRSTGEVMGIDSDFGKAYAKAELAASQRLPRQGTVFVSMNDREKTAVVPAVKELMELGFKVVATAGTCKTLKEHGLDVELVLKLHEGRPHVLDSIKNEQIQLIINTPAGQEAHEDDRLIRRTALTYKIPMITTIAGAKATAAAIRSMQAEALTVTALQDYLRR encoded by the coding sequence ATGCCCCGTCGCCAAGATCTGCACAAAATTTTGCTCATTGGTTCCGGTCCGATCGTCATCGGGCAAGCCTCCGAGTTTGATTACTCTGGGACTCAAGCCTGTAAAGCACTGCGAGACGAAGGATTTGAGGTGGTTCTAGTGAACTCAAATCCGGCGACAATTATGACCGATCCCGAAACCGCCGATCGCACTTATATTGAACCCCTGACTCCTGAGTTAGTCGAGCAAATCATTATTAAAGAACGCCCGGATGCACTATTGCCGACGATGGGCGGTCAGACTGCGCTCAATCTTGCCGTCTCGCTGGCAAAAAGCGGCGTGTTGGAGAAATATAACGTCGAATTGATCGGAGCAAAGTTACCTGCGATCGAGATGGCGGAAGATCGCAAATTGTTCAAAGAAGCAATGGAGCGGATCGGAGTCGGGGTCTGCCCATCCGGACTCGCAGAAACGCTCGAAGAAGCAAAAGTGATCGGGCATCAGATTGGATCATATCCCCTGATTATTCGTCCTGCGTTCACACTCGGCGGATCAGGCGGCGGCATCGCCTATAACCAGCAAGAATTCGAGGAAATTGCTCAGTCGGGGCTGGATGCAAGTCCGGTTTCGCAGATTCTCATCGAAAAATCGCTGCTCGGTTGGAAAGAGTATGAACTCGAAGTCATGCGCGATCTCGCCGACAACGTGGTGATTATTTGCTCGATCGAAAACTTAGATCCGATGGGGATTCATACCGGAGATTCGATCACCGTTGCCCCGGCTCAGACCTTGACTGATAAAGAATATCAACGGCTCCGAGATGCCTCGATCAAAATTATTCGCGAGATTGGAGTCGAAACAGGCGGATCAAACATTCAATTCGCAGTCAATCCGGTGACGGGTGAAGTCGTTGTGATTGAAATGAATCCGCGCGTTTCTCGTAGTTCGGCATTGGCTTCTAAAGCGACAGGATTTCCGATCGCAAAAATGGCAGCCAAACTCGCTGTCGGATATTCCCTGGATGAAATTCCGAATGACATTACCAAGAAAACCCCTGCGAGTTTTGAGCCGACGATCGATTATGTCGTCACCAAAATCCCCCGCTTTGCCTTTGAGAAATTCCCAGGATCTCAACCGTATTTGACGACGCAAATGAAGTCGGTGGGTGAGGCAATGGCAATGGGTCGAACCTTCCAAGAATCGTTCCAAAAAGCGTTGCGATCGCTCGAAACGGGTCGCGCAGGTTGGGGCTGTGATAAGCCGGAAAAACTGCCGAGCTTAGAACAAATTCGCGCCGGATTGAGAACGCCGAATCCCGATCGAATTTTCACCGTGCGTCATGCCATGCTGATGGGAATGCAGAACGATGAAATCTATGAATTGACGAACATTGATCCCTGGTTTCTCGATAAGTTGTCTGACTTGCTTGAAACTGAGAAAACCCTGAAGCGGTTGACGCTCAAAGAGTTGACGCAAGAGAAAATGCTTGCGATTAAGCAACAAGGGTTTAGCGATCGTCAAATTGCGTATGCGACAAAATCGACTGAAGACGAAGTTCGGGCTTACCGCAAATCCTTGAATGTGACTCCGGTTTACAAAACCGTCGATACTTGTGCAGCTGAATTTGAAGCCTTCACTCCCTACTACTACTCCACCTACGATGCAGAGAATGAGGTTGCCCCCTCAACTCGACGGAAAGTGATGATTTTAGGAGGCGGGCCGAACCGCATCGGACAAGGGATCGAGTTCGATTACTGCTGTTGTCATGCGTCTTTTGCGTTGCGAGAAGACGGGTTTGAAACCATTATGGTCAATTCCAACCCTGAAACCGTTTCGACCGACTACGACACCAGCGATCGCTTATATTTCGAGCCGCTGACCAAAGAAGATGTGTTGAACATCATCGAAATGGAACAGCCGGAAGGGGTGATTATTCAATTCGGAGGACAAACGCCTTTGAAATTAGCGGTTCCCCTCGCTGCATTCCTCAAACAAGGCACAGTTTCGACCAAAATTTGGGGAACGTCGCCGGACTCGATCGACACGGCTGAAGACCGCGAACGCTTTGAACAAATCCTGCGCGAGTTGAACATTCAACAACCTGCAAACGGGCTTGCACGGGATTATTCCGGTGCGAAGAAAGTCGCGCGTGAGATTGGTTATCCGGTCGTCGTGCGCCCAAGCTACGTCTTAGGTGGGCGAGCGATGGAGATCGTTTACTCGGACACTGAGTTAGAACGGTACATGACGTATGCAGTTCAAGTGGAGCCGGATCATCCGATTTTGGTTGATCGGTTTCTCGAAAATGCGATCGAAGTCGATGTGGATGCAATCACCGATCAGACCGGTCATGTCGTGATTGGGGGCATTATGGAACACATCGAACAAGCTGGAATTCACTCTGGGGACTCAGCCTGTTCGATCCCACCTGTCACTTTAAAACCAGCCGTTCTCGATCAGATTCGGACTTGGACAGTTCAACTTGCGAAAGCCTTGAAAGTGGTTGGCTTGATGAACATTCAGTTTGCGGTGCAAGGGGATCAAGTCTATATCATTGAAGCGAATCCGCGTGCCTCTCGAACGGTGCCGTTTGTGTCGAAAGCGATCGGGGTGCCACTGGCAAAAATGGCAGCGCGAATCATGTCCGGCAAAACCCTGGCTGATTTGAACTTTACGCAGGAAATCATTCCACAGCACATCTCAGTCAAAGAAGCCGTTCTCCCCTTCGAGAAATTCCCTGGAACCGATACAATTTTGGGTCCAGAAATGCGATCGACGGGCGAAGTTATGGGGATCGATTCTGATTTTGGGAAAGCCTATGCCAAAGCAGAACTCGCTGCCAGTCAGCGTTTGCCGCGTCAAGGCACCGTGTTTGTGTCGATGAACGATCGTGAAAAAACAGCAGTTGTTCCGGCAGTCAAAGAGTTAATGGAGCTTGGCTTTAAAGTCGTTGCAACTGCTGGAACTTGCAAAACGCTAAAAGAACATGGGCTAGATGTCGAACTCGTACTCAAACTGCATGAAGGCAGACCGCATGTGCTGGACTCTATCAAAAATGAGCAGATTCAGTTGATTATCAATACTCCGGCAGGACAAGAGGCGCATGAAGACGATCGCTTAATCCGACGAACAGCATTGACGTACAAGATTCCAATGATTACCACGATCGCAGGGGCAAAAGCGACGGCAGCGGCGATTCGATCAATGCAGGCTGAGGCTTTGACTGTAACGGCTTTGCAGGATTATTTACGTCGATGA
- a CDS encoding Uma2 family endonuclease — MIVLPHLKWTIEEYHRLIEQGFLADKKVELLRGEIIEMAPESPDHADSNSEAHAYLLLLLGDRAKVRNAKPITLPNGSEPEPDISVCERREYRSHHPYPENIFWLIEYSDSTLKKDLEIKSKIYAEAGIQEYWIVSIQTHELIVMRDPEGGEYETEFRVKSGTLNPLAFPEFEIDVLRIINP; from the coding sequence ATGATAGTTCTCCCCCACTTGAAATGGACGATCGAGGAATACCACAGGTTAATCGAGCAAGGATTCCTAGCCGATAAAAAGGTTGAGCTTTTACGTGGAGAGATTATCGAGATGGCTCCAGAAAGCCCTGATCATGCGGATTCTAACAGCGAGGCACATGCATATCTCCTCCTACTTTTGGGCGATCGGGCGAAAGTCAGAAATGCCAAGCCGATCACCTTACCCAATGGAAGTGAGCCTGAGCCAGATATTTCAGTCTGTGAGCGTCGAGAATATAGATCTCACCATCCTTATCCTGAAAACATCTTCTGGCTAATCGAATACTCAGACTCCACGTTAAAGAAAGATTTAGAGATCAAGTCAAAGATTTATGCTGAAGCAGGAATTCAGGAGTACTGGATTGTCAGTATTCAAACCCACGAGTTGATCGTCATGAGAGATCCTGAAGGTGGAGAATATGAAACTGAATTCCGAGTAAAAAGCGGCACTCTCAATCCTTTGGCATTTCCAGAGTTCGAGATCGATGTGCTGAGAATCATCAATCCTTGA
- a CDS encoding tetratricopeptide repeat protein, whose protein sequence is MNARTSLNGSSLNTQKNRAVISGRAAAPSRRSSNPTRFNAQRSSRPTTWLDASAQDRLLRRRSLSEARQGNYVEAIAGLTILIDRNPKNALDYNNRGLVHFQCGDQDAALEDYNKAIQLNPRLAGAYNNRANYYAAQGELEAAIADYDMAVDLDPTNIRAWLNQGITFRDLGLYVDAIENFEHALQIKELMSINLDDNSILEAHIYAARGRAHHLVGDWNFAMADYRRALNLIPESEISGNRVRSQVNNWIKALTDS, encoded by the coding sequence ATGAACGCTCGTACATCTCTAAATGGTAGTTCCCTAAATACTCAAAAGAACCGTGCAGTCATTTCTGGGCGTGCTGCGGCTCCGAGCCGTCGATCGTCCAATCCTACCCGGTTCAACGCTCAGCGTTCTTCGCGTCCAACGACTTGGCTTGACGCTTCTGCTCAAGATCGCCTACTTCGGCGGCGATCACTCTCAGAAGCTCGACAAGGCAATTATGTAGAAGCGATCGCGGGATTGACCATTTTGATCGATCGCAATCCTAAGAATGCGCTGGATTATAACAATCGAGGTTTAGTCCATTTTCAATGCGGTGATCAAGATGCCGCGCTCGAAGACTACAACAAAGCGATCCAACTCAATCCTCGACTCGCAGGGGCTTATAATAATCGCGCCAATTATTATGCGGCTCAAGGAGAATTAGAAGCCGCGATCGCAGATTATGACATGGCAGTCGATCTTGACCCTACCAATATTCGAGCTTGGTTAAATCAAGGCATTACCTTTCGGGATTTGGGATTATACGTAGACGCGATCGAAAATTTTGAACACGCTCTGCAAATCAAAGAATTAATGTCGATTAATCTCGACGACAATTCGATATTGGAAGCCCACATTTATGCAGCCCGAGGAAGAGCGCACCATTTAGTAGGCGATTGGAATTTCGCGATGGCTGATTATCGCCGGGCGCTGAATTTGATCCCAGAATCTGAGATTTCGGGTAATCGAGTGCGATCTCAGGTGAATAATTGGATCAAAGCACTCACAGATTCCTAA
- a CDS encoding DUF4330 domain-containing protein, with protein sequence MAIVDSQGRLFGKISILDVGAALVILLVVVGIFVYPGPTGAGAQGARQPVEVDVVVRGLSASNPKSFIKVGDTTNILVRKQPSGSVKLKELRFLPRTVATPQPDGTLKVFPDPRPELALTNDMLMTLTNEVPIVDGTPVLGGEKVKVGTTIELDGPTYTFGTTVVAIRINKS encoded by the coding sequence ATGGCTATTGTGGATTCTCAAGGTCGATTATTCGGGAAAATCAGCATCCTAGATGTGGGTGCAGCACTAGTAATTTTACTGGTGGTGGTTGGAATCTTTGTCTATCCCGGACCAACAGGGGCAGGAGCACAAGGCGCAAGACAGCCTGTAGAAGTCGATGTTGTGGTACGTGGACTGAGCGCGTCAAATCCTAAAAGCTTTATTAAAGTTGGCGATACGACGAACATTCTGGTGCGAAAGCAGCCGTCTGGCAGTGTCAAGCTCAAAGAACTGAGATTTTTGCCTCGGACAGTGGCAACGCCTCAGCCTGATGGAACGTTGAAGGTATTTCCCGATCCGCGTCCAGAATTGGCATTAACGAATGACATGCTGATGACGTTGACGAATGAAGTCCCAATCGTAGACGGCACTCCTGTATTAGGAGGTGAAAAGGTCAAGGTTGGAACGACGATCGAGCTAGATGGTCCGACCTATACCTTTGGTACGACTGTTGTTGCCATCCGCATCAATAAATCCTAG
- a CDS encoding 2-phosphosulfolactate phosphatase family protein: MKFSVFHTPELTPTQNAADCAIAIDVLRATSTIATALSSGADAVHVFSDMDKLMHQSEALPPEKRLRAGERGGSKVEGCDLGNSPLDCTPELMTGRHLFISTTNGTRALQKIQASPTVLAAALINRKAVVDYLVEHQPETVWIVGAGWEGSFALEDTVCAGAIVQSVAERLGCSLEELIGNDEMVGAISLYQQWKSNLLGLMYHASHGKRLLRLDCLEDLKYCASLDTLNVLPIQREIGTLVKHAVVAHAA, translated from the coding sequence ATGAAATTCTCTGTATTCCACACGCCCGAACTGACCCCAACCCAAAACGCTGCGGATTGTGCGATCGCGATTGATGTTCTTCGAGCCACAAGTACGATCGCAACGGCGCTATCCTCAGGTGCGGATGCTGTGCATGTCTTCAGCGATATGGACAAACTCATGCACCAAAGTGAAGCCCTTCCGCCCGAAAAACGGCTTCGGGCAGGAGAACGGGGCGGCAGTAAAGTCGAGGGCTGTGATTTAGGAAATTCTCCACTTGACTGTACTCCTGAATTAATGACGGGTCGTCATCTGTTCATCAGTACGACGAATGGCACTCGTGCTCTGCAAAAGATTCAAGCTTCGCCAACAGTACTGGCGGCAGCATTAATTAACCGCAAAGCCGTTGTTGATTATTTGGTTGAACATCAGCCGGAAACTGTTTGGATTGTCGGTGCAGGATGGGAAGGGTCTTTTGCGCTAGAAGATACGGTGTGTGCTGGTGCGATCGTCCAAAGTGTGGCTGAGCGACTGGGTTGTTCTCTAGAAGAATTGATTGGCAATGACGAAATGGTTGGTGCAATTTCGCTGTATCAACAGTGGAAAAGTAATCTGCTCGGTTTGATGTACCATGCCAGCCACGGCAAGCGGTTGCTCCGATTGGATTGCCTCGAAGATCTGAAATATTGCGCTTCGTTGGATACGCTCAATGTTCTGCCGATTCAGCGTGAGATTGGCACATTGGTCAAACATGCCGTGGTCGCTCATGCTGCGTAG